DNA from Brassica napus cultivar Da-Ae chromosome C4, Da-Ae, whole genome shotgun sequence:
ATCAAGAGAATGGATGTATAAAAGATTAAAACGTTCTGATCATAGTTTGTGCGGGAAATTTATTGAGGGTGTAAacacttttatttcttttgcttGTAATCAAGCATTTTCTCTTGAGTGTGGGAAGTTGTTTTGTCCTTGTAAAAAATGCAAGAATCAAAAATATCGCGATGTTGATACAGTGACGAAACATCTTATGTTGAAAGGATTTACAGAAAATTATTACTTGTGGACGCATCACGGAGAAAATTGGCAATACAATGATGGTGAAGCCTGTTCATACGGCAATTTCAAAACCTGTTCATACGGCAATTTCAGGTATtcaatatttgaaataataattatttttttgccaaaaaGATATAATACTCttgctgaatatttttaattaatattcttATTTGTTCGATTTGTGTAGATATCGCACTCTTCTTTCGAGATGTATCTGCCAAAATcttgaagattgaagatgttgcTAGACTGAAAGAAAATATTGCAATTATGCTTTGCAATCTTGAAAAAATATTTCCACCGGCATTCTTTGATGTGATGGAACATCTACCTGTCCATCTCCCAGATGAAGCTTTACTAGGTGGTCCGGTCCAATATAGGTGGATGTATCCGTTTGAACGATACATGTATCATCTGAAAAAAGGTTAAAAACAAAGTCAGGATCGGAGGATCAATAATGGCTCAGTGTGTGAATGAAGAAATTTCTTACGTGACAAATAATTATATTGCACCTTCAACAGTTCAAGTCCCTGAAAAAGATGTCAACGAAATCAGATTCACTTACAAATATCTTGATGTTCCAATAATGTTCCAGCAAGAAGGAAAAATCAGTGGAAAATCAAGTAGTGCATGGTTAAATGATGAAGATTATAATATTCTTCAGACATTTTTATTGCTCAACTGTGAAGTATTTGAACCATATGAGAGGTatgttatgttatttataattaataatgacGTGGATGGTTATGAATATATAATGGATATCTAGAAAACCAATAATATATATGCAGCATGTTTGAAGATTATATGATGGATAACCACCCAAACATAACTTCTAACGATATGACAAGAGCAAAAGATGAAAAATTTGCAATGTGGTGTAAAGATTACGTAAGTGCGAAAGTTATATACATGTTATAACATATTATAGACATGTTTTTATCTCAGCtattaaataagaaatatatgcAGATTAACAATGCTAGCAAATCATTTGAATTTCCATTGTGGATGTTGGAATTTGTACAAGGTCCAAAGCACCAAATCACGTCATGGCGTATGTATTATTCGAGAGGATATCATTACCACACACAAAGCCATggacaaaataaaaagacaatGAATTTTGGTGTTTGTGTTCCTGGAACTACTGAGACCGAGTATTTTGGACTTATCGAAGAAATATTCATGATAGAGTATCATGGTGTCGTTGGGTTAAAAGCCATGATTTTTAAATGTCATTGGTTCAACATCAATCAAAGAATACGAAGACATCCATCTGGCAATGTTGATGTTTGCCCACAAATGCATTATGACAAGTACGATCCTTTTATATTACCAGAACAATGTGATCAAGTATGATATGTTCCTTATACTCGTCTACGAtcaagaagagaagaatggTGGACAACAATAAAAGTTATGCCGAGAGGATTTTTTGAAACTAAAGAAGTTTCTCAAAATGCAAtacaaaacaatattgttgATCATGTGATATCATCCACTAATATTGTGCGAGTCAAAGCACATGCAGTCCAAGATGATTCAAATTACGAACCGATGCCAATGATTAATCCAGAAGATGAATATTTATCTGAAAATGATTTTATCGATCAGTATGACAAATATTCTTATTCAGATTCGCATTCGGACTAATAATATTGTATGAATAAatggttaaaaaaataatgtatgtgttataaaacaaataagaagataaataataatttgtaatGTATTTAATATTGTATGAATAAATGGTTAAGAAAATAATGTATGtgttctaaaacaaataaaaaaacaaataataatttgtcaTGTATTTAACTTAATTCCtttgttttaatattgtttttaatttatctttgaATTCTAAACTTTATCAAAATTcctatttaattattaatagtattATTGTAAAATACTAACCACAAAATTCTTAAGTGGCGGGAGTAATTTCCCGGGTATATAACTCCCGTAGAAACAAATAGCGACAAGTAGATTGGtaacaatttaaaaattagaaagtaATCACGAAATTTTTCACTTCCCGGGTTATTTTCCCGGCTAAACCAATATCAGCCACTTGatttattaattgaaaaaaaggAAGCTAATCTACTTGTTTGCTCCGCCTACAAATATTACGTATCTATCTTGTCCTCTTCTCACAGTCAATCTCTATCCTTTCTCAcagtcaatttaaaaaaaaaaaaaaaagctaaccCTCAGTATCCTTTCTCTCTTCCTTACGTTCCTCTGTTTAAGGTCAGAAATCTCTTATTTGTTTCACTTTTAGATTCGTATATTGAAATCTGAGGGGTCAATCTTCTGggtttttaattttcatgttcTGTTTCGTTTTAGGGTTGGGGTCAATGTACAACCCATATTTGTAATGTTCAAGtatttgtaatgttttttttgttcttttgcaGATGAATATTCTACGTGGTTCTTCTTCAGGGCCAGCTAAGAGGAGCCGTCAAACTTGTCTTCCTCCTGGTTGAACATGCCTGCTACGTCCGCTTCTCTTCCTCCTGGAGCGACCAGGCCGGCTTCGTCTGCGTCTCGACATCCACTTCCAAGCTTAGCTGCTGTGATGAGTGCACCAGAGAGACGTAACATGCCTCTTCTCCATCCACAAAGGCCCAATGGAACTTTATGGTGAGTTAAGTGTTTCAGTTATTTGTTTGTCGTTTTAGTGTTTGAGTTATTTTTAAAGTTCTGTCTTTTGAGTTATTAGTTCAGACAGGAACTAAAGGATAAAGATGATTTGTTGACTTGATAACGTCTGTTTAAAACGactgtatttttaattatgtgtttgagtgtttaatttatttgttaagtTTTGTATTTGAGCTATGGTTCAGACAGTGGTCTTGTACTAGGTCTAAGGGCTATTGTAATGCTTTGAGTTTACATTGGTCTTTGTCTCATCTAACAAAATGTTTTGGTGCTTTTTTTTCATAGGTTTGGGATAGACGATTGCATCCGGAAAGATGTAGTGTCAACATATCAGTCAAACTTTTGGGGACCATGGTGGACCTACAGAATGGTGCCAGATGAGAAGAAGGTCGCTTGGTGGACTAGTTTTCTGGTAGCTTCTCTAGATTTACTTTGTTTATTGGTTGATATAGTTGTATAAGCTCTCACCTTATTCTAATTAACTCTGTTTTTGTTGTAGCAACAATACTATTGGGATCCTAAGCATCACAGTCAAGTTCGTTTTCAGTGGGAACAAATTCTGAAAAGCTCAATCAGAGACCTTGCTTAGGAGGAgatcagaagaaaaaaagaagccaGATTTTATTGGCCTAGCAGATTGGAACTTGATGCTAGAGACTTGGCAGGAGGAGCCACACCAAAAGAGGAGCAAAACGAATTCTGAGAATGCTTCCTCAAACCCAGATGGTTTAGGCACTCACCGTCATACTTCAGGATCAAAAAACCACAAGCGTTATGCTTATGACTTGGTTAGTCAATTTTTATATTCCATCAGCTTTATCTTCTGTAACttacataaattttttaacaCCATTTGCAGACTGTTAAGGCTGGTGGAGTAGCACCTCCAGTCACTGAAGTAGTGCGTATGACCCATACTCGCAAGGATGGCACTTTCATTGACAAAAGAGCAGAAGGTTTTGTGAAGGCTGCCGAGGCTCTTGCATTGGAGCGATCACAAGGTTCCTGTCTGACTGATGAAACCCCATCAGCACCCTCTACCCAGCAGCTCAACGCTGCTTACATTGAAGTAAGAATCTCCTAATCTAACTTACATAATCTATTTTAATAGCAGAATGAATTTAGTTTTGCATAATGAATTGATTGACACTGTTTTGTTTGTCTATATCCATGagtcttttcaattttttttttcttgtaggtGGCAACCAATGGCAAAGGGCGAGTTTATGGGCTTGGTTCAATTCAGGATATTGATGATGAACCAAGTGAGACTGCACCAGCATCTTTATTTACACATCTGGCAGTTGATGGACGCTTGACCACCATGGAGGGTGTTGTAACTTGCTTGAAGGATGATGTTTCTGGCTTGAAGGAGGATGTAATTGGTATTAAGCGAGGCATTGAGGTTCTGATGAAGATGAATGGAGTGGACCCTGTTACCTTTGAACCTATTCAGCGTGAGAGCGATGCATCTGTTCGAACTCCCCAATCAAGCCAAGGTAACAGGGTTTAACTCACGCTGAATAGGTTCAAAGGTAACAGGGGAGTTCTAACATCAAGATCAGAGTTAATATTCTCCCGTACATTAACTCTGATCTTGGTGTCTTTTGTGTTTATACTAAGTTAAGCTCTAACATCACTAGATGTCTTTTGTAAAAACATCACTAGATGTCTTTTGTAACTTCTGAAGAACATCATTAGATGTCTTTTGTaaaatctttttataattttaatggtatttgaatgtttaaattaattattatgttgtttaatgctttaaatttgatttcaaattattaatcagtacagtttaaaaaataaatcaaaataaataataaagccACAGAAAAGCACATATAAATTTGTggcaatttttaaaataaaaccacAGATTTCCACATAATAAGTTGTAGTTATACAAGCCACAAATACAAATAATTGTGGTTATTTTGTGTCTAAATTTCCACAAAACGTTTTGTTGTTATCAGTAGAAATAAAGCCACGATTTTAAGTGGCACGAGTTGTGGCTAataaaaccacaaaaaaattGTGGCTATTTGCGTATTACATCCACGATTAGTTTTGTGGCTGTTTGTAGAATATTCTCTACGGTTTAAAATGTGGCTTTTTGTAGCAAAAATTGCAACGAATCCGAGTTAGCGCTATTTGTGGCTATTGTCCACAAAAAACCGTTTGTGGCTAAGTTGTAGAAGCACAGCAACAAATAACAACGCTTATTCGATTGCCACAAGCCCGTAGTCAACGAAATTTTTTTGTAGCGATTTGTGGCTAAGCGTTAAATAGCCACAAATATTAAGCGATAGCCACAACATTTTTCATGGCTAATTACAgaatttcttgtagtgagacCCAAGAGAGCAATTGATGTCGGCCGCATTCCATCGCGATCTGCCGCATCACCTCTGCCTCGACTACCACCGGAGAACCAACCACCGATTCACCGAACCACACCGAAGCTCATCGACTCCACACCTTCTTCACCGCGACCGCCTACCCTCCCAAGTACGCCTAATCTCGGAGAGAATCAATCGTGACCGAGATCTCATCCGCCATAGATCAATACAGGGACCAAGGAGGAGGCTTCGCTCAAACATCGACCTTCCATCAGAGCTTCCATCGACCTCCGACAAGAACTTAACCAACAAGCCCGAGCCAACTTCACATGACTAGTGacaaacacaaaaaataaaagaaactaaacCCTAGAAAGGAACTAAGGGGTCAGAAGCCGGCAACAATGGAACTGTCTGAGCCTCCACGTTCCAGAAGCTTAGCCGGCGCTGCAGAGCTGACGAAGCCTCCACAACCCGGGAACTTTAGCGGCGATTGAAGAGCTATGGGAGCCTCTACATCCCGGGACCAAAAACGACGCTGAAACGAAGATCTGCCTGACCTACCTCCTCGCCGCGAATCCAGAGGAAGAAGAGTCGCAGCAAGCCGATCTCTTCCCGAATCAAAACCCTAACCTAGATCCGCGCGCATGTCGGAGATACCTGACAGATTGGAACAACCACACGAAGGTTTGAACGGAATGACAAGGAAAGGAGCCAACGGCGCCGGTACACGCTCGGACGCGCCACCGGACGCCGTGGCTGCTGCAAGTGTTATTTGTTTAAAAGAGACTTTTCTTGAGAGGTTTTCTACTTTCAGTTTTACTCAATAGCAACCTATACTCCTAATTTAATTTTGCAtagataaatgttttttaacGATTGAATGCATCAAGCTGATCCACCTGTCTATAATGTAACTATCAACAATAACGAGACTATCCATAATAACAAAGCAACTCATTCATAATTAATTGTATCGCACATGACCACATTATGTATAAACTAACCGATGACACATATGAAATTGGTGCTTGCCCACATGTTTTTATGCATGAGAACACAAGCTTTTaacaaaaagaaggaaaaaagttCTTAGTGAAAGCACAACTTTCATTCTCTTTATTATACTTGCAACTAAACTTATGAAAACAAAGCAGTATATCTATACAGAAGATGAAAGtcatattgtagttaatattgatctagtaaacaaaaaaatttattctgCTTTTTAAGTTATACGAATAAAACTAAGAAAATATTCTAACTAATCATATCAATAGTGTTGATACAAGATTGcatatatagaaaaaatgaTAATCGTATTAATTACACAATTACAATTAGAAAACTTATCATAGGCAAAAAGGAGGGAGGATTTCTTTCAATTATAATTAGAACACTCAGCCTTGCCTCCCAATTTTGCACTAGGCTGTTTGTCTATAAGCAAAGTTAGGTGTGCGCCTTTTACTTAGATGTTCTTGTTTAGGGTtctaatattttgattatatatgtcATACTTTGGTgaatcattctttatcatgcccctttttttcttaataagttTCCCTAAACAGGTGTCGATATCCTACATTGATGGTGCGATTTCCTTTTAGCATTTGGTTCTTAGAATTATTCCCTCCCTGAAAAGGTGTTATATTATTGTACTATCAAATTTAaggttaaaaattaaaaggggTTAATGGGAATCACACCCTATGGAGTGCCTATGTATGTTAAAGCTAAGCTATTACCTTAAAAGTTgagtaaaataaaattgattgatAACTGATTAGGATTTTATGGGTACTAAAACCAAAAAGATAATGGGCATCAATATGAATGTAAGCATGCATGTtcttagaaaaagaaaaagaaactaaaattttaacattagctttatataaatatgtataaatgATTTTGTCTCATTCGatactacacaaaaacctattAATATCGCATTTAGATACCTGTTTTCCAATTCGATCAAAGTATTCATGTTTGATATATCCTTTCtgaaaatttaaactaaaatctatactattaaaacagaagataCGAtttaattcatgtgtgatttttttttttgaccacatttaaaaagttatttaaatgacttttttgagaaatatttgaattaatcaaattattctaaaacaaacaattaaaatagaTGTTCCTATATTTTCTCTGAAATTGTATCTGAATAAAaagtttcatatatttttatttacaatataaatatatatttattttttcattaaaataaatatttaaaatatttaattaatttcgtgtttatttataacatatgtgtacatttcattttttactcaaaaacttttaaatatttagtttcgtgtttatttaaaaataatgcatgtttcattttaactaaaacaaacatttaaaatatctaattaattttataattataattaaactaatgtataattttgtattactattgtgatattaatttaatataatacttttcaattaaatatttgatcTTTAACTAATAAGACTTTCAATTTAGAATTTTGTATCACATGATTGAAAATATGCTATCATTGacaatccaaaaaaaataaattcaattatttcatgtgaattataattttttttattttttcaaatgcTATATTAAACAAttggtaatatgatatatattaaaattatatacaattaatcttatgaaaaaaatatttatttgtgtaaaaatgaaaataattactCGCACGGTTGTGCAGATCAATATCTAGTTTATCTTAAAACGATATTTCTTtcattatgatttttttaataaaaagatatttaatttaaatggagaaatatattataaggaaaacaaatataaaatgtcATTCGTATGATTTTAAATATCGTGATTGCTTTACACAACCATTATTTTTTTCACAGCTACATTAAGTTACCAATCatgttttactaaaaaaatataaatctatagGAGTATAGggtccaaatatatatattttaaaatatattgattctATTAGAAATCAAATTTCTACATTTATATGttgtcatttatttattttaaaaaaaattcacagtaataaaatattctaaaactgATCTGAAGTATTTACggctacattttttttttttttaataacggCCTATACCaatcaaacattaaaaatcaaactaaGAACCTACGTAGGTTTGTAGTTCATCAATTAGTTGGTTTCATTTGATCACACGTGTAACACATGAACATTTTGTATGAATAAGTAAAAGGTTTGTAGAAGGTTAGTCTGCACTGTAAAAAAACTCTGCAGATTTAACATATTGAAATGCTCAAAGTTTCTTTGCAAAGGGACGAAGGTTGAGttgttcaaaacaaaaaaaaaggacgaAGGTTGGCAAAACAAACACATGACTGATTATTAAATCAATTACCAATACACGAACGGAATATATATTGGCCTAACTCTAAATAAACACACCTTATCATTATGGTATTGGTATCATTTTCGTTAATTGGTTTACTTTTTGGAATAATAGTGTACTGATTACATTTCTCGAATGTCAAATTAAGCTTTTTCTAGAAAACCATGACATACAGCCAATTATTCCACGTTAGGGTTTCTTTTATCATGATTTATAGTATAGATACAATATGAATAATTTACATGATTGCGTACTTATAATTGGTGTATGGGTAGTATAatcctaaatattttaaaaatattttctcattaataaaaaaacgttattttgtatcaaaattaacaattttttttttatcaaactaaaACCATCTCACCGTTGCTAGTAATTGTGATaaaatagtattgatattagaTAGTTAACGTTCCAAAACTGTTTATGAACGCATCAGAATTTCCTACACAATATGTAAATTGGAGGTCTAGCTAAACAATCCtatccatataaatatttataaaataatttatttttgaaaattttatggaTAATCTTGTTATCTAGTATTGAAAATAATAACTGccaaataaaatcaaaacaaaaacattcagTTTCATCCATTTTTATCacaattttagattttatagttAGTTTGTTACCGTACTAGCTAGCGATCTGAAATATTTCTGGTTTGAgataatatgtatatacatatatggaaaaataattttctctCTCATTAAACTCTTCCACCTAATTCTCTCCCTTCCGTGCGCGTGCTGCTCCTGCTCCGACGTACGGCCAGCGCGTGAGCGCTTCCGCCGGCGTCGGAGGCTTCCTTTCTCCCTCATCTCCGTTTTGCTTTTGCTTCTCCATAGTTCTCTCACTCTCCCGTGGCTGTTAGGCGAAGGTCCTGGTTTGAGCTTCTTCGATCCGGCGCGACCTCCGTGCGCAAGGGAGTCAATCTAGTGTCGATTTGCTCCTTCTGGTTCCCTAGCGAAGTCGTGGTAGTGGTTAAGGGTGGTTGGAGTCGGTGTTTAAGGTTCAAGAGTAGATCTCGTTTTCAAATCTGAGATTTACCTTCGGTTTTGTTGCTCCTTGCGGTGGTTACAGGTTTGGCTTCTCCACAGAGTCTCACCGGTCTCTGGCCTTGGTGGAGTCGTTCGGCTGCGGCGGTGGTCTTTGTTTTGCTTTGCGGTGTCGTAGAGTGAATAGAGTCTAGTCTCCGCCGTCAGGTGAGCTCCAGTGGTTTCCTCTAACACGGAGACGAGTCATGGGTCAGGTTATGCAGGAGGAGCTGGTAACTTGGCTCAGTGGCCTGGCTCGTGTGGGTTTGTGAGCTTCTTAAAGGGTTGTCGTCTATGGCTTCTTCGCGGCTGTTCGCTGCCCACATCACTTCGAATATCCCTGCTTTGTCTCTCTCCACAACTTCCGAGGTCGACGGCGGTCTAGTTTCTCAGAGTTGTCTCTTGGTTTGTCATGTTTGCTCCTCTCCATTTGTCCGGAGATTAGCTTCTCTTGTCTCATGCTACTGTTGTACGTTTCTCGTGTGGCGGCAAGTATTGCGAGGCTGAGGACCCGTCCTTAGTCTCGGAGTCAATGCTTGGCTATATCACTCATCCCAGTGCCTAAGCTGCTCATTTGTTCAGTTTTGGTAGTGTGATTAGCTAGTTTGTGCAGGTGCGGAGACTGTTTGGTCAGAGTTCAGTGACAATTTCAACCCGTTCTTTGGTCGTTTGGTGTTTAGGGGCGCTGTACATTAGTACTAGGTGTTCTTTGCTCGTCTCCGGTCTAATAAATGCTCGATTTAGTTGAGGCGGGTGTGCTTGGACGCTACTATTGTTGTCTGTTCGTGTAGGCAGGTGCTATGAAGCCCTCGACAAGCTGTTCTCAGATGGGTCATTATCTTTAAAAGCGGATCATCGAGGAAGCCAAAATTACCGGGTTCCGGCTCTCGGTTGAACTTGGTTTATCTTTTTGCGGCAAGCGCGTGGTGTGGATTTGGTCGAGCCTCTGGATAGCGGCCATGGTTTGTTGTGTCTGCCTCTGTTGATGCTAGATAGAGTTgtgtttagtttttaatttcgtTTTCTCTACTTCTTGTTATCCTTTGTAATTTTGTCAAAAACGT
Protein-coding regions in this window:
- the LOC106374813 gene encoding uncharacterized protein LOC106374813, yielding MAQCVNEEISYVTNNYIAPSTVQVPEKDVNEIRFTYKYLDVPIMFQQEGKISGKSSSAWLNDEDYNILQTFLLLNCEVFEPYESMFEDYMMDNHPNITSNDMTRAKDEKFAMWCKDYINNASKSFEFPLWMLEFVQGPKHQITSWRMYYSRGYHYHTQSHGQNKKTMNFGVCVPGTTETEYFGLIEEIFMIEYHGVVGLKAMIFKCHWFNINQRIRRHPSGNVDVCPQMHYDKYDPFILPEQCDQV
- the LOC125586311 gene encoding uncharacterized protein LOC125586311 → MLETWQEEPHQKRSKTNSENASSNPDGLGTHRHTSGSKNHKRYAYDLTVKAGGVAPPVTEVVRMTHTRKDGTFIDKRAEGFVKAAEALALERSQGSCLTDETPSAPSTQQLNAAYIEVATNGKGRVYGLGSIQDIDDEPSETAPASLFTHLAVDGRLTTMEGVVTCLKDDVSGLKEDVIGIKRGIEVLMKMNGVDPVTFEPIQRESDASVRTPQSSQGNRV